A region of Beijerinckia sp. 28-YEA-48 DNA encodes the following proteins:
- a CDS encoding ABC transporter substrate-binding protein: protein MSRNAITTLIFAAAAALASSQASALDKVTFATNWLAEAEHGGHYQALVDGTYAKYGLDVKILPGGPQTNNRLQLIAGKIEFYMNGNMIPSFTAVEENVPIRVVASMFQKDPIVFMSHPGQGFDKFSDLNRATIFVGKEVLVNIFQWMKQDYGFKDENVRPYAFNPAPFIANKKSVQQGYVTSEPFAIEQVGKFKPNLFLMADYGFDSYSTTIETRNDLIAQNPDLVQRFVDASIIGWYNYMYGDNSKANELIKRENPEMTDEQIAFSIAKMKEFGIVDSGDSLTLGIGAMTDARMKSFFDKMAKAKVIKADLDYRKSYTLQFVNKKVGLDLRPKN, encoded by the coding sequence ATGTCACGCAATGCAATCACCACCCTTATTTTCGCGGCTGCCGCCGCGCTGGCCTCCAGTCAGGCCTCAGCCCTCGACAAGGTGACCTTCGCCACCAACTGGCTGGCCGAAGCCGAACACGGCGGCCATTACCAGGCGCTGGTCGACGGCACCTATGCGAAATACGGCCTCGACGTGAAAATCCTGCCTGGCGGCCCGCAGACCAACAATCGCCTGCAGCTCATCGCCGGCAAGATTGAATTCTACATGAACGGCAACATGATTCCGTCGTTCACCGCGGTCGAGGAAAATGTCCCCATCCGCGTCGTCGCTTCGATGTTCCAGAAGGACCCGATCGTTTTCATGTCGCATCCCGGCCAGGGGTTCGACAAATTCAGCGATCTCAACCGCGCCACCATTTTCGTCGGCAAGGAAGTCCTGGTGAACATCTTCCAGTGGATGAAGCAGGACTATGGTTTCAAGGACGAGAATGTAAGACCCTACGCCTTCAACCCAGCGCCCTTCATCGCCAATAAGAAGTCAGTCCAGCAGGGCTACGTCACCTCCGAGCCTTTCGCCATCGAACAAGTCGGCAAATTCAAGCCCAATCTGTTCCTGATGGCTGACTACGGCTTCGACAGCTACTCGACCACGATCGAGACGCGCAACGACCTGATCGCCCAAAACCCTGATCTAGTGCAGCGTTTCGTCGATGCTTCGATCATCGGCTGGTACAATTATATGTACGGCGATAACAGCAAGGCGAACGAACTCATCAAGCGCGAAAATCCGGAGATGACGGACGAGCAGATCGCCTTCTCCATCGCCAAGATGAAAGAATTCGGCATCGTCGACTCCGGTGATTCCCTCACCTTGGGCATCGGCGCCATGACCGACGCGCGCATGAAGAGCTTCTTCGACAAGATGGCCAAGGCGAAAGTGATCAAGGCCGATCTCGATTATCGCAAGTCTTACACGCTGCAATTCGTGAACAAGAAAGTCGGGCTCGACCTACGGCCGAAGAACTGA
- a CDS encoding tripartite tricarboxylate transporter substrate-binding protein, with amino-acid sequence MANRLDFTRRSTLKVLGTAAASSVLPGVSFAQTKWPNDPIKFVVPFGAGGVGDITARIAAEKIGDKLGQRLYIENQPAAGGITAGRAVAAANPDGNTVTLFSNGTAISVGLFKQLPFDPVKQFRPVSTISFFDFIFVTAADQPYKTLGDVLTAARAKPGQLNIGTIAVGSTQHLSAELFKSQADVDIRVVNFRTTPDLMLAVMRKDVDLIVDSYASLKTNIEDGSLRALATSSGTRSQWLPNLPTAQEAGVPNFDVLSWNAIYVPAGVSDEIVNKLNGIMREVMADEDTKKRMLQIGVESRGGTPEETLKRLTDDITRWTAVIDKANIEKR; translated from the coding sequence ATGGCAAATCGCCTCGACTTCACCCGCCGATCCACCTTGAAAGTGCTCGGCACCGCCGCTGCGTCGTCGGTTCTGCCGGGCGTGAGCTTCGCCCAGACCAAATGGCCGAACGACCCGATCAAGTTCGTCGTGCCCTTCGGCGCCGGCGGCGTCGGTGACATCACCGCGCGCATCGCCGCCGAAAAGATCGGCGACAAGCTCGGCCAGCGTCTCTACATCGAGAACCAGCCGGCTGCGGGCGGCATCACCGCCGGACGCGCGGTCGCCGCCGCGAACCCCGATGGTAATACCGTGACCCTGTTCTCCAACGGCACGGCGATCAGCGTCGGCCTGTTCAAGCAACTGCCGTTCGACCCGGTGAAGCAGTTCCGCCCGGTTTCGACCATCAGCTTCTTCGACTTCATTTTCGTCACCGCCGCCGACCAGCCTTACAAGACCCTCGGCGATGTTCTGACCGCCGCCCGGGCCAAGCCGGGTCAGCTCAACATCGGCACCATCGCCGTTGGCAGCACCCAGCATCTGTCGGCTGAACTGTTCAAGTCGCAGGCCGATGTCGACATCCGCGTCGTCAACTTCCGCACCACGCCCGATCTCATGCTGGCGGTGATGCGCAAGGACGTTGACCTCATCGTCGATTCCTACGCCTCGCTGAAGACGAACATCGAAGACGGCTCGCTGCGCGCGCTTGCCACCTCCTCCGGCACCCGTTCGCAATGGCTCCCCAATCTGCCGACGGCGCAGGAAGCAGGTGTGCCCAACTTCGACGTCCTGTCGTGGAATGCCATCTACGTGCCGGCCGGCGTGTCTGACGAAATCGTCAACAAGCTCAACGGAATCATGCGCGAAGTGATGGCCGATGAAGACACCAAGAAGCGTATGCTCCAGATCGGTGTCGAATCCCGTGGCGGTACGCCGGAAGAAACACTGAAGCGCCTGACCGATGACATCACCCGCTGGAC
- a CDS encoding ABC transporter ATP-binding protein translates to MAMLAHLSGVSKTFGNGTLALRGLDLKIDDGEFLTLLGPSGCGKSTALRLLSGLMPPSEGVVAWQAGAAPEIGFVFQEPTLMPWASVFDNVWLPLRLRNQSRKAATKEVEQALDLVGLADVAHVYPRELSGGMKMRASIARALVTHPPLLLLDEPFAALDEITRFKLNNDLLRLKTELGATIVFVTHSVFESVYLSSRIAVFSARPGRIIGEIEIPEPLPRDESFRLSPAYAEHCRVASQMLQRAMQDQAA, encoded by the coding sequence ATGGCTATGCTCGCCCATCTCAGTGGCGTCAGCAAAACCTTCGGCAATGGAACCTTGGCCCTGCGCGGCCTCGATCTCAAAATTGACGATGGTGAATTCCTGACCCTGCTCGGCCCTTCCGGCTGCGGCAAATCGACGGCATTGCGCCTGCTTTCCGGTCTTATGCCTCCTTCCGAAGGCGTGGTCGCCTGGCAAGCTGGCGCCGCGCCAGAAATCGGCTTCGTCTTTCAAGAGCCAACGCTGATGCCCTGGGCCAGCGTGTTCGACAATGTCTGGCTGCCGCTGCGCCTGCGCAACCAGTCACGCAAGGCCGCTACAAAGGAGGTCGAGCAAGCGCTCGATCTCGTCGGCCTTGCCGATGTCGCCCATGTCTATCCGCGCGAGCTTTCCGGCGGCATGAAAATGCGCGCCTCGATCGCCCGCGCGCTCGTCACCCATCCGCCGCTCCTCCTGCTCGACGAACCCTTCGCAGCGCTCGACGAGATCACCCGGTTCAAGCTCAACAACGACCTGCTGCGGCTCAAGACCGAACTCGGCGCCACGATTGTTTTCGTCACCCATTCGGTGTTCGAAAGCGTCTATCTGTCGAGCCGCATCGCCGTCTTCTCGGCGCGCCCTGGCAGGATCATCGGCGAGATCGAGATCCCTGAACCGCTGCCCCGCGACGAAAGCTTCCGGCTGAGCCCCGCCTATGCCGAGCATTGCCGCGTCGCCTCGCAGATGTTGCAGCGGGCCATGCAGGACCAGGCGGCATGA
- a CDS encoding ABC transporter permease produces the protein MSEPRRRATTRSLMDIVLPILVFLGAIGLWEAMVRLNDIPPYLLPAPSLIAQTIVKDWPLLSGSLWVTVKITFSALLLAIAGGVLLAILFSQWKWVERSFFPFAVILQVTPIVAIAPLLLVYLDAQNAVLVCAFIVAFFPILSNTVIGLASADRGLVELFQLYRASRWRQLTLLRLPSALPYFLGGLKIGGGLALIGAIVAEIAAGSAGQGTGLAFRIAEAGYRLNIPRMFAALVLISVTGIAIFLFFSGLSRLLLGRWHDSERGHET, from the coding sequence ATGAGCGAACCACGCCGGCGGGCTACGACACGCTCTCTCATGGATATCGTTCTGCCGATCCTGGTCTTCCTCGGCGCCATTGGCCTGTGGGAAGCAATGGTGCGCCTCAACGACATCCCGCCCTATCTGCTCCCAGCGCCAAGCCTGATCGCTCAAACCATCGTCAAGGATTGGCCGCTGCTGTCGGGCTCTCTGTGGGTGACGGTGAAGATCACCTTTTCAGCGCTGCTGCTCGCCATCGCCGGCGGCGTGTTGCTGGCGATCCTGTTCTCGCAATGGAAGTGGGTAGAGCGTTCGTTCTTCCCCTTCGCCGTCATCTTGCAGGTGACCCCCATCGTCGCCATAGCGCCGCTGCTGCTGGTCTATCTCGACGCGCAGAATGCGGTGCTGGTCTGCGCCTTCATCGTCGCCTTCTTCCCGATCCTCTCCAACACAGTCATCGGACTGGCATCGGCCGATCGCGGCTTGGTCGAATTGTTTCAGCTCTATCGCGCCTCACGCTGGCGGCAATTGACCTTGCTACGTCTGCCTTCGGCGCTGCCTTATTTCCTCGGCGGCCTGAAAATCGGCGGCGGCCTCGCGCTGATCGGCGCCATCGTCGCCGAGATCGCGGCAGGCTCAGCTGGTCAAGGCACGGGCCTGGCTTTCCGTATCGCCGAAGCCGGCTACCGGCTGAACATTCCGCGCATGTTCGCCGCGCTCGTCCTGATCTCAGTGACAGGCATCGCCATATTCCTGTTCTTTTCAGGACTCTCCCGGCTACTGCTCGGCCGCTGGCACGACAGCGAACGCGGGCACGAAACATGA